Proteins from a genomic interval of Youhaiella tibetensis:
- a CDS encoding GNAT family N-acetyltransferase, which produces MTDEATGTFTIEPFDPDKHDRTAFSCGVKQVDNFFKKTANKLSKADNARIYVMTSADGAVVGFYALNAHAIDYRDLPPKFARNRPSHGLVPAAFLSMIGVDQRYAGQGYGGDLLVDALIRIGTAAESIGIAVVILDVLDDGNAGLIARRQALYTKYGFQPLPSNQLRMLLPVATVSKLLDEQQPS; this is translated from the coding sequence GTGACAGACGAGGCAACCGGCACGTTCACCATAGAGCCGTTCGATCCAGACAAGCACGATCGAACGGCTTTTTCCTGTGGCGTCAAGCAGGTTGATAATTTCTTCAAGAAGACAGCCAATAAGCTCTCCAAAGCCGACAATGCACGCATCTACGTGATGACCTCAGCGGATGGCGCCGTCGTTGGATTTTATGCGCTCAACGCTCACGCCATCGATTATCGAGACCTGCCGCCAAAGTTCGCGCGCAACCGTCCGTCGCACGGATTAGTTCCCGCCGCATTCCTATCCATGATCGGAGTCGACCAGCGCTACGCAGGACAAGGATACGGCGGTGATCTACTCGTCGACGCCCTCATCCGCATCGGCACGGCCGCCGAGAGCATCGGCATCGCCGTCGTCATCCTTGATGTGCTGGATGATGGCAACGCGGGCCTAATAGCGCGACGTCAAGCGCTCTACACAAAGTATGGATTTCAGCCCCTGCCCTCGAACCAGCTACGCATGCTCTTGCCGGTGGCAACGGTGAGTAAGCTTCTCGATGAGCAACAGCCAAGCTGA
- a CDS encoding SDR family oxidoreductase translates to MKILVIGGTGLIGSKTVAKLRERGHEAIAAAPSTGVDTITGEGLDAALVGTSVVIDLANSPSFEDAAAMEFFQTAGRNLLAAGKKAGVVHHIALSVVGTPKLQASGYFRAKQAQEELIEASGTPYTIVHSTQFFEFMGAIARAATQGNEVRLSSALIQPIISDDVAEAVADIALGAPVNGLVEIAGPDREPMDRMVARFLAAANDPRMVVTDPASPYFGVVLEETSLVPAGDASLARTTFDAFLAREELRT, encoded by the coding sequence ATGAAGATCCTCGTCATTGGAGGAACCGGCCTGATTGGGTCGAAAACCGTCGCCAAGCTGCGCGAACGCGGCCATGAGGCAATCGCCGCCGCCCCCTCTACAGGGGTGGACACAATCACGGGTGAAGGGCTGGACGCAGCCTTGGTCGGCACTTCGGTTGTCATCGACCTTGCCAACTCGCCCTCTTTCGAGGATGCGGCAGCAATGGAGTTCTTCCAGACCGCGGGCCGCAACCTTCTGGCGGCCGGGAAGAAGGCGGGGGTCGTTCACCACATAGCCCTGTCGGTGGTGGGCACCCCAAAGCTCCAGGCCAGCGGCTACTTCCGCGCCAAGCAGGCGCAGGAAGAGCTGATCGAAGCGTCTGGCACGCCCTATACGATCGTCCACTCCACGCAGTTCTTCGAATTCATGGGCGCCATTGCGCGCGCCGCGACGCAGGGCAACGAAGTCCGGCTGTCTTCGGCGCTGATACAGCCAATCATCTCCGACGACGTGGCTGAAGCCGTAGCCGACATCGCGCTGGGCGCGCCGGTTAACGGACTGGTCGAGATTGCCGGCCCAGACCGCGAGCCGATGGATCGCATGGTCGCACGCTTTCTGGCGGCCGCAAATGATCCGCGCATGGTCGTCACTGATCCTGCATCGCCCTACTTTGGCGTCGTGCTCGAGGAGACCTCGCTCGTGCCGGCTGGAGACGCCAGTCTCGCCAGAACCACGTTCGACGCCTTCCTTGCTCGTGAAGAGCTGCGTACATGA
- a CDS encoding glutathione S-transferase C-terminal domain-containing protein — MSRLKLYYAPGACSLADHIALHEAGASFDIERVDLYTHNTESGIDFRTISAKGYVPALILPDGQLLTENIAVLDHLAALYPQLAPAGPLGRTRMIEALATISTELHRAFKPMWHGGSERERAQADATVTGLLLMLSKGMKGAFLFGKEPTVADFYLFVMLLWAERFNVEVPVPMAELRRRMRERPAVAAAMAAEGLADLKI, encoded by the coding sequence ATGAGCCGCCTGAAGCTCTATTACGCGCCAGGCGCCTGTAGCCTCGCCGACCACATCGCTTTGCATGAAGCGGGGGCGTCGTTCGATATCGAGCGCGTCGATCTTTACACCCACAACACCGAGAGCGGCATCGACTTCAGGACCATAAGCGCCAAGGGCTATGTGCCCGCGCTGATCCTCCCAGATGGCCAATTGCTCACCGAGAACATTGCCGTGCTCGACCATCTGGCAGCGCTTTATCCGCAGCTTGCGCCTGCCGGCCCGCTCGGCCGCACCCGGATGATCGAGGCGCTCGCAACGATTTCGACCGAACTGCATCGGGCCTTCAAGCCCATGTGGCATGGCGGCTCCGAGCGCGAACGCGCGCAAGCAGATGCCACGGTGACAGGTCTGTTGCTGATGCTCTCGAAAGGCATGAAGGGCGCATTCCTGTTCGGAAAAGAGCCGACGGTCGCCGACTTCTATCTGTTCGTCATGCTGCTCTGGGCCGAGCGGTTCAATGTGGAGGTGCCCGTCCCAATGGCCGAACTGCGCAGGCGGATGCGTGAGCGGCCTGCCGTCGCAGCTGCCATGGCCGCCGAAGGTCTCGCCGACCTCAAAATCTGA
- a CDS encoding carboxymuconolactone decarboxylase family protein, whose amino-acid sequence MIPRIIDPFSKATAGIKGMYAVEAAIAGNLDKTLLHLVKLRASQINGCAFCLHMHATAARADGETEMRIYLLDAWRESTVYSARERAALAWTEALTDVARTGASDADYELVEASFDETERVYLTLAIGAINLWNRLQVGLRAVHPPEESNGQAA is encoded by the coding sequence ATGATACCGCGAATTATCGACCCGTTTTCTAAGGCTACCGCAGGCATCAAGGGCATGTATGCCGTCGAGGCCGCCATTGCAGGGAACCTGGACAAGACACTCCTCCACCTCGTCAAGCTGCGCGCCTCGCAGATCAATGGGTGCGCCTTCTGCCTGCATATGCATGCCACTGCCGCCCGTGCTGACGGCGAGACCGAAATGCGCATCTACCTGCTCGACGCCTGGCGTGAGTCCACCGTTTACTCGGCACGCGAGCGCGCCGCGCTCGCCTGGACTGAAGCCCTGACCGACGTCGCGCGCACCGGAGCATCCGACGCAGACTACGAACTGGTGGAAGCCTCGTTCGATGAAACGGAGCGGGTCTATCTGACCCTGGCAATCGGCGCGATCAACCTCTGGAACAGGCTGCAGGTCGGTCTGCGCGCCGTCCATCCACCCGAGGAGAGCAATGGACAGGCTGCCTGA
- a CDS encoding sigma-70 family RNA polymerase sigma factor: MDRLPEATRLFEAQRPRLLRLAYRMLSSVAEAQDVVQNAWLRWQRADVSEVQNAPAFLTRIVTRLCLDAMKSARAQRETYIGSWLPDPLPEPDDDLRADNLTLTLMLALERLSPLERAAFLLHDVFDTPMDEIAATLDRDVATVRQLASRARRNVQADKPRYPVARDDGERIALAFLDATRTGDVGALRTILAEGVRIVSDGGGKVLAFPNAIVGREKALRLYEGLFRKYGDTESLVRQVWIDGLPGYVSMYNGTLQTTSFDIEDGRITAIYKIRNPDKLAHVSGQIGAIH, translated from the coding sequence ATGGACAGGCTGCCTGAAGCAACCCGTCTGTTCGAGGCGCAGCGGCCAAGGCTGCTGCGCCTTGCCTACCGGATGTTGAGTTCGGTGGCCGAGGCGCAGGACGTTGTGCAGAACGCCTGGCTGCGCTGGCAGCGCGCGGACGTGTCTGAGGTTCAGAACGCGCCGGCGTTTCTGACCCGTATCGTCACCCGGCTATGCCTCGACGCAATGAAATCGGCCCGCGCCCAGCGCGAGACCTATATCGGCAGCTGGCTCCCAGACCCGCTGCCCGAGCCCGACGACGATCTGAGGGCTGACAATCTCACCCTGACGCTTATGCTGGCACTGGAGCGACTGTCGCCGCTCGAACGCGCCGCCTTCCTTCTGCACGACGTGTTTGACACCCCCATGGACGAGATCGCCGCGACGCTTGACCGCGACGTCGCGACCGTGCGGCAACTGGCATCACGCGCCCGCCGTAATGTGCAGGCGGACAAGCCGCGCTATCCTGTTGCTCGCGACGACGGCGAGCGCATTGCCCTGGCCTTCCTCGACGCGACCAGGACGGGAGATGTCGGCGCGCTCCGCACCATCCTTGCCGAAGGGGTCAGGATCGTTTCGGACGGTGGTGGCAAAGTGCTGGCCTTCCCCAATGCCATCGTTGGCCGGGAAAAGGCCCTCCGCCTCTACGAAGGTCTCTTCCGGAAATACGGCGATACCGAAAGCTTGGTTCGGCAGGTCTGGATCGACGGGCTGCCGGGCTATGTCAGCATGTACAACGGCACACTGCAGACGACCTCGTTCGACATCGAGGATGGCCGCATTACCGCGATCTACAAGATACGGAACCCTGACAAGCTTGCGCATGTGTCCGGGCAGATCGGCGCCATACACTAG
- a CDS encoding SDR family NAD(P)-dependent oxidoreductase, giving the protein MTNYQPLRGKRAIVTGGSRGIGAAIVRKLAEQGATVVFTYSANAEAAQSLVADIKASGGSAFGLQADSADATGLQDAIREAVETLGGLDILVNNAGILVHALLENMSHADFDRTMAINVRAPFFAMQEAARHMLAGGRIINVSSNVAVSAAVPGSSVYGLSKSAVTAMTRSLAHEFAPRGITVNAVQPGPTATDMTSGMEDFIIGRVPAGRMAAASEPAALVAYLAGPDAGFINGAAVTIDGAMTA; this is encoded by the coding sequence ATGACCAACTACCAACCTCTGCGTGGCAAGCGCGCCATCGTCACTGGCGGCTCACGCGGCATTGGCGCTGCCATTGTTCGCAAGCTTGCGGAGCAAGGCGCGACCGTGGTTTTCACCTATTCGGCAAATGCCGAAGCGGCGCAAAGTCTGGTCGCTGATATCAAGGCAAGTGGCGGTTCGGCCTTCGGGCTCCAAGCCGACAGTGCCGACGCAACGGGGCTGCAGGACGCGATCCGCGAAGCCGTCGAAACCCTTGGTGGCCTGGACATCCTCGTTAACAATGCCGGCATCCTGGTTCATGCCCTGCTCGAGAACATGAGCCATGCGGACTTCGACAGGACTATGGCCATCAATGTTCGGGCGCCGTTCTTTGCCATGCAGGAAGCGGCTCGTCATATGCTGGCGGGCGGCCGCATCATCAACGTATCGAGCAATGTCGCAGTCAGCGCAGCGGTGCCCGGGTCCAGCGTCTACGGGTTGTCGAAGTCCGCGGTGACGGCCATGACGCGCTCTCTGGCACACGAGTTTGCACCCAGGGGCATCACGGTCAATGCGGTGCAGCCCGGGCCGACCGCGACCGACATGACGTCGGGCATGGAAGACTTCATCATCGGACGAGTACCGGCGGGTCGCATGGCGGCTGCCTCCGAACCGGCGGCGCTGGTGGCCTATCTCGCGGGGCCGGACGCCGGCTTCATCAACGGCGCAGCGGTTACCATCGATGGCGCCATGACCGCCTGA
- a CDS encoding TetR/AcrR family transcriptional regulator, with product MARPKEFDRDAALAGALEVFWAKGYEGASTDDLLRAMKIGRQSMYDTFGDKHALFLESLRSYHKLDHKNFFDHLGDNPSPLKVLHGFLSIFSRRSAEENARGCMGINATTAFGRTEPEVAELARNTAAGVEAMLVELVSAAQEAGELAETLDAGPAAGFLYAALQGLTVRAQAGAGRAELADVANFTIEALKAMR from the coding sequence ATGGCAAGACCCAAAGAGTTTGATCGCGACGCGGCGCTGGCCGGGGCACTCGAAGTGTTCTGGGCCAAGGGCTATGAGGGCGCGTCGACTGATGATCTGCTCAGGGCGATGAAAATCGGCCGGCAATCCATGTACGACACGTTCGGGGACAAGCATGCGCTCTTCCTCGAGAGCCTGCGCAGCTACCATAAGCTCGACCACAAGAACTTCTTTGACCACCTGGGCGACAATCCGTCGCCGTTGAAGGTACTGCACGGCTTCCTCTCCATTTTTTCCCGCCGGAGCGCGGAGGAAAATGCCAGGGGCTGCATGGGCATCAACGCCACGACCGCCTTCGGCCGCACCGAACCGGAGGTTGCAGAACTGGCGCGCAACACGGCCGCCGGTGTCGAGGCTATGCTTGTCGAACTTGTTTCGGCCGCGCAGGAGGCCGGCGAGCTAGCAGAAACTCTCGATGCAGGGCCAGCCGCGGGCTTCCTCTACGCTGCCCTGCAGGGCCTGACCGTTCGTGCCCAGGCCGGGGCCGGTCGAGCTGAACTGGCCGATGTCGCCAATTTCACCATAGAGGCGCTCAAAGCCATGCGGTAG
- a CDS encoding phage integrase N-terminal SAM-like domain-containing protein, translating to MTTTLPNLPVSPLRQTLIDDMTMRHFSAATQGNYIRDVERFASFLRRPPVTATTEDVRQFQLAQSEANVPVPSMNSNISAMQVFFANTLDRPDLARPPRAAII from the coding sequence ATGACGACGACCCTTCCCAACCTCCCTGTCAGCCCCCTGCGCCAGACGCTGATCGATGACATGACCATGCGGCATTTCTCGGCGGCGACCCAGGGCAACTACATCCGCGACGTCGAGCGCTTCGCCAGCTTCCTGCGGCGGCCACCAGTTACCGCGACCACCGAGGATGTGCGGCAGTTCCAGCTGGCCCAGAGCGAGGCCAACGTTCCGGTACCCTCCATGAACAGCAATATATCGGCGATGCAAGTCTTCTTCGCCAACACGCTTGACCGGCCTGACCTTGCTCGACCGCCTCGCGCCGCGATCATCTGA
- a CDS encoding PIN domain-containing protein, with product MEHPDLLSTDSVAICIDTNILIEFRALGDLPWSELAPAASAIRVIVPTKVSAEMDAHKSSGGRLRKRAVDFSRLAARLESNGYAPITLRDSKPLVTLEFGPLFKTKDLDGELFDLDDADNRIVAEVFRMAQDIEDLTFMSDDGLPIRLAHHAGLPVVRPPVSWRRPDGPDERDQQIADLRRQLGPQPELFIEFHDGDGETAFHTLQYPPEAICFHCAARVAGSVLAAYPEIPRHQLEARHPSALIGTGVFNMPFPTRLGEVTAAHLDDYKSDYREFATQVQAWAYGLPVVFSRRGPITIVRLLAGNKGDRAADRVHLEASLTGPFRFLDIDDFRELGDGFIRPPDEPTPFGPLASTASYLPTETRRVDLFYAQDAPGESDGTTMISWRCEEFRQDSTSSIVMLIAADRADAKGAITVRMRGGDLAKGATLTAALRTAPDPSMVPFHRYLRDRLELVPERFSRALRKELDLAARACTCPTGASHNAPD from the coding sequence GTGGAACACCCCGATCTGCTTTCAACAGATAGCGTTGCTATCTGCATCGATACTAACATCCTTATCGAGTTTCGTGCCTTGGGTGATCTGCCATGGAGCGAACTGGCTCCCGCCGCATCTGCGATCCGTGTCATCGTTCCGACAAAGGTCAGTGCGGAGATGGACGCTCACAAGTCGAGCGGCGGGCGCCTCCGAAAACGGGCGGTTGACTTCAGCCGCCTGGCGGCTCGTCTCGAAAGCAATGGCTACGCGCCAATAACGCTGCGCGACTCGAAACCGTTGGTCACGCTTGAGTTCGGGCCGCTGTTCAAGACCAAGGATCTTGACGGAGAGCTTTTTGATCTGGACGATGCGGATAATCGGATCGTCGCCGAAGTCTTTAGGATGGCGCAAGATATCGAAGATCTCACCTTCATGTCCGATGACGGGCTTCCCATCCGTCTCGCCCATCATGCCGGCCTGCCCGTCGTGAGACCTCCTGTGAGCTGGAGACGACCAGACGGTCCCGACGAGCGGGATCAGCAGATTGCAGACCTCAGGCGCCAACTCGGCCCGCAGCCCGAGCTGTTCATCGAATTTCACGACGGCGATGGAGAAACCGCCTTTCACACCCTTCAATATCCGCCCGAGGCCATATGTTTCCATTGTGCCGCCAGGGTTGCCGGATCGGTTCTTGCGGCCTATCCCGAAATACCGCGACACCAGCTGGAGGCGCGCCATCCCAGCGCTCTGATCGGCACCGGCGTTTTCAACATGCCGTTCCCGACCCGGCTCGGCGAAGTGACAGCAGCTCACCTCGATGATTACAAATCCGACTACAGGGAGTTCGCCACCCAGGTGCAGGCTTGGGCGTATGGACTCCCCGTTGTCTTCAGTCGCCGGGGACCGATAACGATCGTGCGCCTGCTGGCCGGCAATAAGGGCGATCGCGCTGCCGATAGGGTTCATTTGGAAGCGTCCTTGACCGGGCCGTTTCGCTTCCTCGACATCGATGACTTTCGGGAACTGGGAGACGGGTTCATCCGGCCACCGGACGAGCCTACGCCATTCGGCCCACTTGCATCGACTGCCTCCTACCTGCCGACCGAGACAAGGCGAGTCGATCTGTTTTATGCGCAGGACGCTCCGGGCGAATCCGACGGAACCACGATGATCTCCTGGCGGTGCGAAGAGTTCCGGCAGGATTCGACGTCGTCGATCGTCATGCTGATCGCGGCCGATCGTGCAGATGCGAAGGGTGCGATCACCGTGCGCATGCGCGGTGGGGACCTGGCGAAGGGCGCCACGCTGACCGCCGCGTTGCGCACTGCACCCGATCCCTCGATGGTCCCGTTTCACCGATATCTGCGAGACAGGCTAGAACTTGTGCCAGAAAGGTTTTCCCGGGCGCTGCGGAAAGAGCTCGACTTGGCGGCACGAGCATGTACATGCCCGACCGGTGCAAGCCATAACGCTCCCGACTGA
- a CDS encoding nucleotide-binding protein, translating into MATSNVFDQINNAVLDLQAAEYQTFERPLKALAKLLHHPDLETFNQKLIAAADLEDFLNGNPSGGGMAGSDVLNWPEDTGAYLSISLQLIDRFAADPNFMLHFGHTYYNPSLKLIASVRSIVGQLIIPFVRDYKEYVMNQGSTRPLPRSMQSTKVFIVHGHDGEARESAARFIEKIGFEAIVLHEQANQGRTVIEKVEAASDVGFAVVLLTPDDEGRRKGDADLEDRARQNVILELGYFLGRLGRSMYALSAKAQ; encoded by the coding sequence ATGGCGACGTCGAACGTCTTTGACCAGATCAATAATGCCGTTCTTGACCTGCAGGCTGCAGAATACCAGACCTTCGAACGCCCGCTCAAGGCCTTGGCAAAACTGCTTCATCACCCCGATCTTGAAACCTTCAACCAGAAGTTGATCGCCGCCGCTGACTTGGAAGACTTCTTGAACGGAAATCCAAGCGGTGGCGGTATGGCCGGGAGCGATGTGCTCAACTGGCCCGAGGACACCGGGGCCTATCTCAGCATTTCGCTGCAGCTTATCGACCGCTTTGCGGCAGACCCAAATTTTATGCTGCACTTCGGGCACACGTACTACAATCCGAGCTTAAAACTGATTGCTTCGGTGCGTTCGATCGTCGGGCAACTAATCATTCCGTTCGTTCGTGACTACAAGGAATACGTCATGAATCAGGGCTCAACCCGGCCGCTCCCGCGTTCCATGCAATCGACCAAAGTCTTCATTGTCCACGGACACGACGGGGAAGCGCGTGAATCTGCTGCGCGGTTCATCGAAAAGATCGGCTTTGAGGCCATCGTACTTCACGAACAGGCTAATCAGGGCCGCACGGTCATTGAAAAGGTCGAAGCTGCCAGTGATGTGGGTTTCGCGGTCGTCTTGCTCACCCCTGACGACGAAGGCCGTCGTAAAGGAGACGCAGACTTGGAGGACCGCGCGCGGCAGAACGTAATCCTGGAGCTTGGTTACTTTCTTGGCCGGCTTGGGCGATCCATGTATGCGCTCTCCGCAAAGGCTCAGTGA